The following are encoded together in the Silurus meridionalis isolate SWU-2019-XX chromosome 2, ASM1480568v1, whole genome shotgun sequence genome:
- the LOC124401058 gene encoding protein scribble homolog, with the protein MAQTPSCPPDPIMSSSPPPGHQAAKHFGSNANHVWGLPGLRWILGSEKFRGTLGLFPVNSSSPEKDAEEIQQHNPETFSSETGRTVQRLRQPCRNKKLQVCRAHYPAARPPGERGQEHPDPELLIKVSGLRDGLGISIAGGRGSLPFIQNDEGIFISRVSKGGPAEKAGVHIGDRVLEVNGQDMQGVSHHEAVSTLHQAGGCIEMKILRQRLEPAENRVSHEPEDSNAGLLIGYKENAINCSSLANRIEAVVCNGKGLSDLEQDRTAGSDTFKKKQSAGWDSRHDDTSNYSDSSLYLR; encoded by the exons ATGGCCCAGACCCCATCATGTCCTCCAGACCCCATCATGTCCTCCAGCCCTCCTCCT GGCCACCAGGCCGCTAAGCATTTTGGGAGTAATGCCAACCACGTCTGGGGTCTTCCTGGCCTTCGCTGGATTTTGGGGAGCGAGAAGTTCCGTGGCACTCTCGGCCTCTTTCCGGTGAACAGCTCGAGCCCGGAGAAAGACGCTGAAGAGATACAGCAGCACAATCCTGAG ACTTTTTCCTCAGAGACCGGAAGAACTGTACAGAGGTTGAGGCAACCGTGTAGGAACAAGAAGCTGCAGGTATGCCGAGCACACTATCCGGCTGCTCGTCCTCCAGGGGAACGAGGCCAGGAGCACCCTGATCCAGAG CTCCTAATCAAAGTAAGTGGCCTGAGAGATGGTTTAGGGATCAGTATTGCTGGAGGCAGGGGCTCTCTGCCCTTCATCCAGAACGATGAG GGGATCTTCATTTCAAGAGTAAGCAAAGGAGGTCCAGCTGAGAAGGCAGGGGTTCACATTGGAGACAGGGTGCTAGAG GTGAACGGGCAGGACATGCAGGGGGTCAGCCATCACGAGGCGGTCAGCACGCTGCACCAGGCAGGCGGCTGTATCGAGATGAAAATACTCAGACAGAGACTCGAACCAGCAGAGAATCGAGTGTCCCACGAGCCTGAAGACTCAAACGCAGGGCTTCTGATTGGTTACAAGGAGAACGCAATTAACTGCAGCTCGTTAGCTAACAGGATCGAAGCTGTGGTCTGCAATGGCAAAGGACTG AGTGACCTTGAACAGGACAGAACAGCAGGAAGTgacacgtttaaaaaaaaacagtctgcaGGTTGGGACTCACGGCACGACG ATACCTCGAATTATTCTGACTCGTCCCTCTACCTCAGATGA